A DNA window from Chryseobacterium sp. MEBOG06 contains the following coding sequences:
- a CDS encoding thiopeptide-type bacteriocin biosynthesis protein, with protein MKKITRKFIPGSKWLYIKLYTGIKTADIILEEAIKPLLELFKNESLTEKWFFIRYSDPDPHLRIRFEIPEPDKLGKAIVLIKNYLQEYIDSGEISKFIVDTYQREIERYGENTMEDAELLFWKSSVSILREYLHFDDEEKIIVSLFYIDRTLESLGVPISEKLRWIKEFNLAFKNEFNADKKLNSQLDKKYRKFAPKYSEFVNSNEFLYFRQDIIADVYDNEKIIQNILEHYSSSVQDFFQSIFHMHINRMFISNQRLFEMVIYDYLFRHYRKLAFKNNLKENK; from the coding sequence ATGAAAAAGATTACAAGGAAATTCATTCCCGGAAGCAAATGGCTATATATTAAACTTTATACAGGAATAAAAACAGCAGATATTATTTTAGAGGAGGCTATAAAGCCATTACTAGAACTATTTAAGAATGAAAGCCTAACAGAGAAATGGTTTTTTATCAGATATAGTGACCCCGATCCTCATTTGAGGATACGTTTTGAAATTCCAGAGCCTGACAAGCTTGGCAAAGCTATTGTGTTAATTAAAAATTATTTACAGGAATATATTGATTCAGGAGAAATTTCAAAATTTATAGTGGACACCTATCAAAGGGAGATAGAAAGATACGGAGAAAATACAATGGAAGATGCTGAGTTATTATTTTGGAAAAGTAGTGTAAGTATACTTCGTGAATATCTTCATTTTGATGATGAGGAAAAAATTATAGTATCTCTTTTTTATATTGATAGAACACTGGAGAGTCTTGGAGTGCCTATTTCGGAGAAACTGAGATGGATCAAAGAATTCAATCTCGCTTTTAAAAATGAATTTAACGCAGATAAAAAGCTCAACAGTCAGCTTGACAAAAAATACCGTAAGTTTGCTCCAAAATATTCTGAATTTGTAAATTCAAATGAATTCTTATACTTTAGGCAGGATATTATTGCTGATGTTTATGATAATGAGAAAATAATACAGAATATTTTAGAACATTATTCTTCATCAGTACAAGATTTTTTTCAAAGCATATTTCATATGCATATCAACCGGATGTTTATATCCAATCAGCGTTTGTTCGAAATGGTTATTTATGATTATCTTTTTCGGCATTATAGAAAACTTGCTTTTAAAAATAATTTGAAAGAAAATAAATAG
- a CDS encoding DUF3810 domain-containing protein yields MVSFFESFFEFQKTAHQLLFSWIPFSMGDAIYILLGIFLLYYLTAIFKKSKRNNAIVKILSIINIFYFTYQIFWGMLYFQTPIIKKLSSQDSPEIDKAKELAIRYLEKCKITRAAVREDQQGVFLITSLNAVQKEILKQQTKLPSSISNKKVSQVLSIKPSLFKNVMSFTGILGYYNPFTAEAQYNSELPATFVPFTTAHESSHQLGFAREQEANFVGYLIGVHSSNMDLRYSTEYFTLKSLLRFIVEDDPEFVKSVLTHYSPGMKRDRAYEKKFVYSHQGWLDDFFGFTNNLFLKSNQQEGSVTYSYFIDLLLNYEK; encoded by the coding sequence ATGGTTTCTTTTTTTGAAAGCTTTTTTGAGTTTCAGAAAACCGCTCATCAGCTGCTGTTCAGCTGGATCCCGTTTTCTATGGGAGATGCTATATATATACTATTGGGTATCTTTCTTTTGTATTATCTTACAGCAATATTCAAGAAAAGCAAAAGAAACAATGCCATTGTAAAGATTCTGAGCATCATTAATATCTTTTACTTCACTTATCAGATCTTCTGGGGAATGTTATATTTTCAGACTCCGATTATCAAGAAACTTTCAAGTCAGGATTCACCGGAAATCGATAAAGCAAAAGAACTTGCAATCCGTTACCTTGAAAAATGTAAAATAACAAGGGCTGCTGTACGTGAAGATCAACAAGGCGTATTCCTCATTACCAGTCTGAACGCTGTACAAAAGGAAATTTTAAAACAACAGACTAAATTACCCTCTTCTATTTCAAATAAGAAGGTATCACAGGTTTTATCCATTAAACCCAGTCTCTTTAAAAATGTCATGAGCTTTACAGGAATTCTGGGGTACTATAATCCTTTTACCGCCGAAGCACAGTACAACTCTGAACTGCCTGCCACTTTCGTTCCCTTTACTACAGCTCATGAAAGTTCTCACCAGCTGGGTTTTGCCAGAGAACAGGAAGCTAACTTTGTAGGATATTTGATAGGTGTTCATTCCAGTAATATGGATCTGAGATACAGCACTGAATACTTTACTTTAAAAAGTCTTTTAAGATTCATTGTAGAAGATGATCCGGAATTTGTAAAGTCTGTTCTTACCCATTATTCTCCAGGGATGAAAAGGGACCGCGCTTATGAAAAAAAGTTTGTCTACAGTCATCAGGGCTGGCTGGATGACTTTTTTGGATTTACTAACAATCTGTTCCTTAAAAGTAACCAGCAAGAAGGATCAGTCACTTATTCTTACTTCATAGATCTTCTTTTAAACTACGAAAAATAG
- a CDS encoding lantibiotic dehydratase family protein yields the protein MSKFPYQFFDQYIFRSSLFALQDFLIKADHDCISENELKKICSDPVFMEAIYLASPYLHSQIEGWVKSGVNFSSKKQEKLIQTILKYYNRISTRCTPFGLFAGVGLGSFQNKNNEHVDNTYIRDTKLDMQFLVGLSQNLARLSYIKNKILYFPNSSIYKVGRRIRYVEYEYFKEKKQYIISSAYRSKELDDILYLAKAGKRIDQIVQIIINDEVSPEEAKGFVDELIENQILVSDLEPNVSGEEFLNIIITKLKNIEAEKEVEMLVSIRKKLEALDLNIGNPVSLYKEIEELIKALTTDYDHKYLFQTDLYFRNEHSLDLYWKKELKKGIAFLNKMTLFNKQTVFERFKKAFSERFETQEVSLAYVMDTEIGIGYRRDSLGNGLVPYFDDLNIPYVSVPDIHICLNPVEVILNLKIQNCLLDGLCIIQLADEDFKQFEEHWDYLPDTLSVMSEIVSEANEEKLFLYGGVSSAANLSARFCSEKSKVRNLTKLIADKEKELDSQTILAEIVHLPDARIGNVIRRPLLRDYEIPYLASSTLPIENQIAIDDLWISLKDDKIILRSQKLNKEIKPHLTNAHNYSWDSLPVYHFLSDFSLQGKHSNLGFHWGNLEKMYNFLPRVEYKNIILAKAKWKINKEDISSLLQFINDIGLFLSEIKQWREKRRIPKWIQWVEGDNTLTFNLENYEWTKLLIDTIELKESIVIEEFLYNEKNDFAYQFVFSLYKDE from the coding sequence ATGTCAAAATTTCCCTATCAATTTTTTGATCAATATATCTTCCGCTCATCGTTATTTGCTCTTCAGGATTTTTTGATAAAGGCTGATCATGATTGTATTTCAGAAAATGAATTGAAAAAGATCTGCTCAGATCCTGTTTTTATGGAAGCCATTTATCTTGCTTCACCTTATTTGCATAGCCAGATTGAAGGATGGGTGAAATCCGGAGTCAACTTTTCATCGAAGAAACAGGAGAAATTAATACAGACAATATTAAAGTACTATAATCGCATAAGTACCCGCTGCACACCATTCGGTTTATTTGCAGGAGTTGGTTTAGGATCTTTTCAGAATAAGAATAATGAACATGTTGATAATACTTACATAAGAGATACCAAATTAGATATGCAATTTCTGGTAGGATTGTCTCAGAATCTAGCTCGTTTATCTTATATAAAGAATAAAATTCTCTATTTCCCTAATAGTAGTATTTATAAGGTTGGACGTCGTATACGTTATGTAGAGTACGAATATTTTAAAGAAAAAAAGCAGTATATTATTTCATCTGCTTATAGATCGAAAGAGTTAGATGATATATTATATTTAGCTAAAGCAGGAAAGAGGATTGATCAGATTGTTCAAATAATAATAAATGATGAAGTCAGCCCTGAAGAAGCAAAAGGATTTGTAGATGAGTTGATTGAAAACCAGATTTTGGTCAGTGATCTGGAACCTAATGTTTCTGGTGAAGAATTTCTAAATATAATAATCACAAAATTGAAGAATATTGAGGCTGAAAAAGAAGTTGAAATGTTAGTTTCTATCCGTAAAAAACTTGAAGCACTGGATTTGAATATTGGGAACCCTGTTTCTTTATATAAAGAAATTGAAGAACTTATTAAAGCCTTAACAACAGATTATGACCATAAATATTTATTTCAGACGGATTTGTATTTTCGGAATGAACATTCTTTAGATTTATATTGGAAGAAAGAACTAAAAAAGGGAATTGCTTTCCTCAATAAGATGACATTATTTAATAAACAGACTGTTTTTGAAAGATTTAAAAAAGCCTTTAGCGAAAGATTCGAAACACAAGAAGTCTCATTGGCTTATGTAATGGACACTGAAATCGGCATAGGCTATAGGCGAGACAGTCTAGGAAACGGATTGGTTCCTTATTTTGATGATTTGAATATTCCGTATGTATCGGTACCCGATATTCATATTTGTTTAAATCCAGTAGAAGTTATTTTAAATCTCAAAATACAGAATTGTTTGTTGGATGGTCTGTGTATAATTCAGCTTGCTGATGAAGACTTTAAACAATTTGAAGAACACTGGGATTATCTTCCTGATACCCTATCTGTAATGTCAGAAATTGTTTCAGAAGCAAATGAAGAAAAACTATTTTTATACGGAGGAGTGAGTAGTGCTGCAAATCTGTCTGCTAGATTCTGTTCAGAAAAATCGAAAGTCAGAAATTTAACAAAATTGATCGCAGACAAAGAAAAAGAACTAGACTCACAAACTATCTTGGCAGAAATTGTACACTTACCTGATGCAAGAATTGGAAATGTGATCCGCCGCCCTCTGCTTAGGGATTATGAAATTCCTTATCTAGCCTCTTCAACATTGCCTATAGAAAATCAAATAGCAATAGATGATTTGTGGATCTCTTTAAAAGATGATAAAATAATACTGCGTTCCCAAAAACTGAATAAGGAAATAAAGCCTCATCTCACCAATGCACATAACTATTCTTGGGATTCATTGCCGGTTTATCACTTTCTTTCTGATTTTTCATTACAGGGAAAACATTCTAACCTAGGATTTCATTGGGGGAATCTTGAGAAGATGTATAACTTTTTACCTCGGGTGGAGTATAAAAATATAATTCTTGCAAAGGCAAAATGGAAAATAAATAAAGAAGATATCAGTTCACTATTACAGTTTATTAATGATATAGGTCTGTTTTTATCTGAAATAAAACAATGGCGTGAAAAAAGAAGAATTCCAAAATGGATACAATGGGTGGAAGGAGATAATACACTAACTTTTAATCTGGAAAATTATGAATGGACAAAATTACTCATTGATACGATAGAACTAAAAGAGTCCATTGTAATCGAAGAGTTTCTTTACAATGAAAAAAATGATTTTGCTTATCAGTTTGTATTTTCTCTATATAAAGATGAGTAA
- a CDS encoding CocE/NonD family hydrolase, translating to MSKRKWCLFFLFFLFYCSSQKLYFKKIELENPDFENRLLLLNKDLIRSYKEKDSLKYQDNYFRLQMLDKDYNGAIKTIYSIRNNYKNSYPYYSKIIGIQFELYLLVKNATKATDIESAYENILRERYNQLPIQSRYLIPDSFKFKKGFNKNEVIKILRDSIKNDSISLKNAVLLCRNYNTHITIEKTFSIAERVLKKLDKENFLVKDSIIVKTEKDKEISLYYVLNKKIEQPLPTILHFSVYSRNSDSHILQSKISADKGYNIVNASSRGVSMSNGTIIPFEFEINDVNQVIDWIIKQPWSNGKVGMLGGSYDGFSQWAATKNLHPALKTIIPSASVGFGIDFPMFNNSYSPYMLRWLSYVKKETDYKLFSDEKEWLSVYNSYYKSGIAFNKLDSMYGGQNPIFQEWLKHPSFDVFWRSKMPYKKDFSKINIPVLTFTGYYDADQRGAMYYFNEHYKYNKNANHYLVMGPYSHAGVVSGVSENYKGYMIDPVANIDIEDLSYQWFDYILKGSKKPEFLKDKVNFQIMGSNRWMSAPSLDKITSRKLKLFFNKTTLQELKPEPGFIAQKIDFLEREDTLKSLDSEKILDNAIDETFIKYKLIFESDAFDKPTEIIGNFTGELKASINKKDMDITMEFYEKLHNGQYLKLCHDYFARVSYAKDNTKRRLLKPFVKESIPIHNTFSTGRKIEKGSKLILVLGIRKSADAQINYGTGKDVSSETIADAKEPLDIKWYTDSYIEVSVLK from the coding sequence ATGAGTAAAAGAAAATGGTGTTTGTTTTTTTTATTTTTTTTATTTTATTGTTCTTCTCAGAAACTTTATTTTAAGAAAATAGAACTAGAAAATCCAGATTTTGAAAATAGATTACTTCTTCTTAACAAGGACCTTATAAGGAGCTATAAAGAAAAAGATTCTCTAAAATATCAAGACAATTATTTTAGACTTCAAATGTTGGATAAAGATTATAATGGTGCTATAAAAACTATATATAGTATACGCAATAACTATAAAAATTCATATCCTTATTATTCGAAAATAATAGGTATTCAATTCGAATTATATTTATTAGTTAAAAATGCAACTAAAGCTACAGATATTGAGTCTGCTTACGAAAATATACTTAGAGAAAGGTATAATCAGTTGCCAATACAATCTAGGTATTTGATTCCTGATTCATTTAAGTTTAAAAAAGGCTTTAATAAAAATGAGGTAATTAAAATATTGAGAGACAGTATAAAGAATGATAGTATTTCATTAAAAAATGCAGTTTTATTGTGTAGAAATTATAATACACATATTACTATAGAGAAAACTTTTTCAATAGCAGAAAGAGTTTTAAAAAAATTAGATAAAGAAAACTTTTTAGTTAAGGATAGTATTATTGTTAAAACTGAAAAAGATAAGGAGATTTCCCTTTACTATGTTCTCAATAAAAAAATAGAGCAGCCTTTACCTACAATTTTACATTTTTCGGTTTATTCACGTAATAGCGATTCTCATATCTTGCAATCAAAGATAAGTGCTGACAAAGGTTATAATATTGTGAATGCCTCAAGCAGAGGGGTATCTATGAGTAATGGCACTATTATCCCGTTCGAATTTGAAATAAATGATGTAAACCAAGTAATAGATTGGATTATAAAGCAACCATGGAGTAATGGAAAGGTAGGAATGCTTGGAGGAAGTTATGATGGCTTTAGTCAATGGGCTGCTACCAAAAATTTACATCCTGCTCTGAAAACAATTATCCCATCAGCATCAGTAGGTTTTGGAATAGATTTTCCAATGTTTAATAATAGTTATAGTCCATACATGCTTCGCTGGCTAAGTTATGTGAAAAAAGAAACGGATTATAAACTCTTTAGTGACGAAAAAGAATGGCTATCTGTTTATAATTCTTATTATAAAAGTGGAATAGCCTTCAATAAATTAGATAGCATGTATGGAGGGCAAAATCCTATTTTTCAAGAATGGCTGAAACACCCTTCTTTTGATGTATTTTGGCGATCTAAAATGCCTTACAAAAAAGATTTTTCTAAGATTAATATTCCTGTTTTAACTTTTACCGGATATTATGATGCAGATCAGAGAGGTGCCATGTATTATTTTAATGAACATTATAAATATAATAAAAATGCCAATCATTATTTGGTAATGGGGCCTTATAGCCATGCTGGTGTCGTATCGGGAGTAAGTGAAAATTATAAGGGTTATATGATTGATCCTGTTGCAAATATTGATATAGAAGATCTTTCTTATCAATGGTTTGATTATATTTTGAAAGGAAGTAAGAAGCCTGAATTTCTAAAAGATAAAGTTAATTTTCAAATAATGGGTTCTAATCGATGGATGAGTGCTCCAAGCCTAGATAAAATAACGAGTCGAAAATTAAAGCTGTTTTTTAATAAAACAACACTGCAGGAATTGAAGCCTGAGCCAGGTTTCATTGCCCAAAAAATTGATTTCTTAGAAAGAGAAGACACTTTAAAAAGTTTGGATAGTGAAAAAATACTTGATAATGCAATAGATGAGACGTTCATAAAGTATAAACTTATTTTTGAAAGTGATGCTTTTGATAAGCCCACAGAAATCATTGGGAATTTTACTGGAGAATTAAAGGCCTCTATTAATAAAAAAGATATGGATATTACTATGGAGTTTTACGAAAAACTACATAATGGGCAGTATCTTAAATTATGTCATGATTATTTTGCAAGAGTAAGTTATGCAAAAGATAATACTAAAAGGAGATTGTTAAAACCATTTGTTAAAGAGTCGATTCCAATACATAATACCTTTTCTACGGGAAGAAAGATAGAAAAAGGGAGTAAACTTATACTGGTTTTAGGAATCAGGAAAAGTGCAGATGCCCAAATAAATTATGGAACAGGAAAAGATGTAAGTAGTGAAACGATTGCTGATGCTAAAGAACCTCTGGATATCAAATGGTATACGGATAGTTATATAGAAGTTTCTGTCTTAAAATAA
- a CDS encoding ATPase: MVAIVDSGSTKSDWVILDDFKKVFLKTETIGFNPNFINRELIAPEIQKNSNLISVRNSITKVFFYGSGCGVKKNCETIEEELAKVFGKAEIIVKEDLMAAAYAAYSGKPAIVCILGTGSNSCFFDGENLKIELPSLGFLIGDEGSGSAIGKQLVRRYFMKKLPSDLHREFEADYQLTVEDALKNMYHTPRPNAYLANFTKFVIERKDHPYFRDMVFEEMKSFFEYQVLPYQEAKDAEINFIGSIAYYYENILRSVATELNLNVGHVVQKPIESLVDYHIKYIL, encoded by the coding sequence ATGGTTGCTATTGTAGATAGTGGTTCTACTAAATCGGATTGGGTAATACTCGATGACTTTAAGAAAGTTTTTCTGAAAACGGAGACGATCGGTTTCAATCCTAATTTTATCAACAGAGAACTTATCGCACCTGAAATACAGAAAAATAGCAATCTGATATCAGTGAGAAATTCAATTACTAAAGTCTTTTTTTACGGTTCCGGATGTGGTGTGAAAAAAAATTGTGAAACCATAGAAGAAGAACTGGCAAAGGTATTTGGAAAAGCTGAAATTATCGTAAAAGAAGATCTTATGGCTGCTGCCTACGCTGCCTATAGCGGAAAACCTGCAATCGTGTGCATTCTGGGCACAGGTTCAAACTCTTGTTTTTTTGATGGTGAAAATCTGAAGATAGAACTGCCTTCGCTTGGATTCCTGATTGGAGATGAAGGAAGCGGAAGTGCTATCGGAAAGCAATTGGTAAGAAGGTATTTTATGAAAAAACTGCCTTCAGACCTTCATCGTGAATTCGAGGCAGACTATCAGCTTACTGTAGAGGATGCATTGAAAAATATGTACCATACTCCAAGACCAAATGCATATTTGGCCAACTTTACCAAATTTGTGATCGAAAGAAAAGACCATCCTTATTTCAGGGATATGGTTTTTGAAGAAATGAAAAGTTTCTTCGAATATCAGGTTCTCCCTTATCAGGAAGCAAAAGATGCTGAAATCAATTTCATCGGCTCTATCGCCTATTATTATGAAAATATACTACGTTCTGTAGCTACAGAACTTAATTTGAATGTGGGACATGTTGTTCAGAAACCAATTGAAAGTTTAGTAGATTACCACATTAAATATATCCTTTAA
- a CDS encoding GtrA family protein, translating into MKEILIRQKQVLFFIIAGGLSAIVEIGSFKIFSTSLPHFFVRETNFHGVHYPLSNIFSTCCGIITNYFLSIWFVFERGKHSKKKEFIYFMAVSFVSTLLSLTFFQVFYSFVFKDNINLIFYTLSPEMISKIAAILLVSILNYSVKKKVIFNG; encoded by the coding sequence ATGAAAGAAATACTCATCCGCCAAAAACAGGTTTTGTTCTTCATCATAGCAGGAGGACTAAGTGCTATTGTAGAGATTGGGAGCTTTAAGATATTCAGCACTTCCCTGCCCCATTTCTTTGTAAGAGAAACCAATTTTCATGGGGTACACTATCCTTTAAGTAATATTTTCTCTACCTGCTGCGGGATTATCACCAATTACTTTTTGAGTATCTGGTTTGTTTTTGAAAGAGGAAAACATTCCAAGAAAAAAGAGTTTATTTATTTCATGGCGGTATCTTTTGTTTCAACTTTACTGAGTTTAACTTTTTTCCAGGTATTTTACAGTTTCGTATTTAAGGATAATATCAATTTAATTTTTTATACCTTGAGTCCGGAAATGATCAGTAAAATTGCAGCAATCTTATTGGTTTCTATCCTGAATTATTCGGTAAAAAAGAAAGTAATTTTTAACGGTTAA
- a CDS encoding MFS transporter, which translates to MSKTNQPTNYPALYTLVLVFFFWGFIAAGNSIFIPFCKNYFSLDQFQSQLIDFAFYTAYFLGALLLFIASTIKGIDIIGKWGYKKSIVYGLLLSAIGAAIMIVAVKSNVYYGMLIGLFVVALGFSIQQTAANPFAVLLGDPKTGASRQNLAGGINSFGTSIGPIIVGLALFGTTATVDDDQIKHLALDKVILLYTAVGALFLIAAGVFYFSKKLPDGISTEPMEKAGKARKTLIAMTILVILFFIPVFNSYNSEEAKTIETLGNEITMLEKTSEKETNTATIDTYQKEIAKKKIELETVKHPLEKTRMLYLGGALLSVIICLIFANTSAKKDSEGWGAMKYPQLVLGMIAILAYVGVEVAIGSNLGELLSMPEFGGHQSSDLAPYISMYWGSLMIGRWTGAIAVFNLNKQQQTIATIIVPFIAFSVIIGINTLAQKDMSHLYFYAICVAIQVILFLISKNKPAVTLIIFGLFGTAAMITGLLTTGNFAIYAFLSGGLACSIMWPSIFTLAITGLGKYTAQGSAFLVMMILGGGIIPPLQGKLSDIIGIHSSYIIPVLCFVYITLFAYLAKKSLFRQGINVDVLESEGAH; encoded by the coding sequence ATGTCAAAAACCAACCAGCCGACTAATTACCCGGCATTGTACACACTTGTACTTGTATTTTTTTTCTGGGGTTTTATTGCTGCCGGCAATAGTATTTTCATCCCATTCTGTAAAAACTATTTTTCTCTCGACCAGTTTCAGTCACAGTTAATAGATTTTGCTTTTTATACTGCTTACTTCCTGGGAGCACTGCTGCTGTTCATAGCCAGTACGATAAAAGGAATTGATATTATCGGCAAATGGGGATATAAAAAGAGTATTGTTTACGGCCTCTTGCTCTCCGCCATTGGTGCCGCTATTATGATTGTTGCTGTCAAAAGTAATGTATATTACGGAATGCTTATAGGGCTTTTTGTAGTGGCATTGGGTTTTTCTATTCAACAGACTGCTGCGAATCCTTTTGCCGTCCTGCTAGGAGATCCTAAAACCGGAGCGAGCAGACAGAATCTAGCAGGAGGAATCAACTCTTTCGGAACGTCCATCGGACCTATTATCGTTGGGCTGGCTCTTTTCGGTACAACTGCTACTGTAGATGATGATCAGATCAAACATCTTGCTCTGGATAAGGTTATTTTACTGTATACAGCGGTAGGTGCGCTTTTCCTGATTGCTGCCGGAGTCTTCTATTTTTCAAAAAAACTTCCGGACGGCATTTCTACTGAACCTATGGAAAAAGCTGGAAAAGCCAGAAAAACATTGATTGCAATGACGATACTTGTCATTCTTTTCTTTATTCCGGTATTCAACAGCTACAATTCTGAAGAAGCAAAAACCATTGAAACATTGGGTAATGAAATAACAATGTTGGAAAAAACTTCGGAAAAAGAAACAAACACAGCAACCATTGATACCTATCAGAAAGAGATTGCTAAGAAAAAAATTGAACTGGAAACGGTAAAGCATCCATTAGAGAAAACAAGAATGCTCTACCTTGGAGGAGCTTTGCTATCAGTAATAATATGCCTTATTTTCGCTAATACCAGTGCTAAAAAAGATTCTGAAGGCTGGGGAGCGATGAAATATCCACAGCTTGTTCTGGGAATGATCGCTATTTTGGCTTATGTAGGGGTGGAAGTGGCTATAGGAAGCAACCTTGGAGAGCTTTTAAGTATGCCTGAATTTGGCGGCCACCAGTCTTCTGACCTGGCTCCCTATATTTCAATGTATTGGGGAAGTTTAATGATCGGAAGATGGACGGGTGCTATTGCAGTTTTCAATTTGAATAAGCAGCAGCAGACCATTGCAACTATTATTGTTCCTTTTATTGCTTTTTCAGTTATTATCGGGATCAATACACTGGCTCAGAAAGATATGTCCCATCTTTACTTCTATGCAATTTGTGTGGCTATTCAGGTTATATTATTCTTAATCAGTAAAAATAAACCTGCTGTTACATTGATTATTTTCGGATTGTTTGGCACAGCGGCTATGATCACCGGATTGCTTACTACCGGTAATTTTGCAATCTACGCATTCCTTTCCGGAGGACTTGCCTGCAGTATTATGTGGCCTTCTATTTTCACACTAGCCATCACAGGATTAGGAAAATATACTGCGCAGGGATCTGCTTTTCTGGTAATGATGATTTTGGGAGGAGGTATTATTCCGCCACTCCAGGGAAAACTTTCTGATATTATTGGTATTCACAGCTCATACATTATTCCTGTATTGTGCTTTGTGTATATTACTTTATTTGCATATCTGGCTAAAAAATCTTTATTTAGACAAGGAATTAACGTTGACGTTTTAGAATCAGAAGGTGCTCACTAA
- a CDS encoding lysophospholipid acyltransferase family protein, which translates to MAKILNYLWRFWLLLLAFVLTVMIGIPVYILSFNKKHYKYAYKLIRLWCFGMFYGMGFRYDLIRLSEQKKDRTRQYVFISNHTSLMDIMLTCILFPHHPICFVGKKELVKIPIFGTIYKRICVMVDRTSARSRADVYRRCAEKMEEGSSIAIFPEGGVPDDTSIILDDFKDGAFMLSSKHHSPIAVYTFIGLKEMFPFESGKGYPGRVKVYFNGIIEPTNSPKDLKEEAYQVIKKTLIEHSI; encoded by the coding sequence GTGGCAAAAATTTTAAATTATCTATGGAGATTCTGGCTGCTGTTGCTGGCTTTTGTTTTAACGGTAATGATTGGAATCCCTGTTTATATTTTATCCTTTAATAAAAAGCATTACAAGTATGCTTATAAGCTCATCAGACTCTGGTGTTTCGGGATGTTCTATGGAATGGGTTTCAGATATGATCTCATCCGACTTTCGGAACAGAAAAAAGACAGGACCAGACAGTATGTATTCATTTCCAATCATACTTCCCTTATGGACATTATGCTTACCTGCATCCTATTTCCCCACCACCCTATTTGCTTTGTAGGAAAGAAAGAACTTGTAAAGATTCCTATTTTCGGTACTATCTACAAGAGAATATGCGTGATGGTAGACAGAACCAGCGCAAGAAGCCGTGCAGATGTCTACAGAAGATGCGCTGAGAAAATGGAGGAAGGAAGCAGCATTGCTATTTTCCCGGAAGGCGGTGTTCCTGATGATACTTCTATTATACTGGATGATTTTAAAGACGGGGCATTTATGTTATCTTCCAAGCATCATTCTCCTATTGCAGTATATACTTTTATCGGACTTAAGGAAATGTTTCCTTTTGAAAGCGGCAAAGGATACCCCGGAAGAGTAAAGGTTTATTTCAATGGAATTATCGAACCTACCAACTCTCCGAAAGACCTCAAAGAAGAAGCTTACCAAGTCATTAAAAAAACGCTCATAGAGCACTCTATTTAA